The proteins below are encoded in one region of Aquisphaera giovannonii:
- a CDS encoding ATP-binding protein, whose protein sequence is MRLAAPSVLPPLSGLDARDAGEAFVPRGISTFEEAGLETALLEGLVLKFLFNTGQSSGRRIAAELGLPFGPFPEYLRQLKNAQILTYANTVTAGDFVYSLTDVGRARARSYLDECSYVGTAPVPFDDYLDSVAAQTIVNEHPKEDDLRRAFEDLLISEQTFGMLGPAINSGRGLFLYGFPGNGKTSIAERITLCFGTSVWIPRVLCIEGQLVKLFDPANHEEMPRRSAGGLLDSSDYDRRWVHIKRPTIVAGGELRMEDLEIRFDPITKLSEAPLQLKSNLGSFLIDDFGRQRMQPVELLNRWIVPLEKRYDFLSLANGKKVRVPFDQLIIFSTNLEPRQLVDEAFLRRIPYKIHAVDPTEAEFRQMIHIFAPRLGFEAVDADAVDYLINAHYRRAKRPFRCCQPRDLLLQVRNYCVYNDLPLVMKPEYFDFAVKNYFTVM, encoded by the coding sequence GTGCGCCTGGCCGCCCCTTCCGTATTGCCCCCCCTCTCCGGCCTCGACGCCCGGGACGCGGGCGAGGCCTTCGTGCCCCGCGGGATCTCGACGTTCGAGGAGGCCGGTCTCGAGACTGCGCTCCTGGAGGGGCTGGTACTCAAATTCCTCTTCAACACCGGCCAGTCCTCGGGCCGGAGGATCGCCGCGGAGCTCGGGCTCCCTTTCGGCCCCTTCCCGGAGTATCTCCGCCAGCTCAAGAACGCCCAGATCCTGACGTACGCCAACACCGTGACGGCCGGGGACTTCGTCTACTCCCTGACCGACGTGGGCCGCGCGCGGGCGAGGAGCTACCTCGACGAATGCTCCTACGTCGGCACGGCGCCGGTGCCCTTCGACGATTACCTGGACTCGGTGGCCGCGCAGACGATCGTCAATGAGCACCCGAAGGAGGACGACCTCCGCCGGGCGTTCGAGGACCTGCTCATCTCCGAGCAGACCTTCGGCATGCTCGGGCCGGCGATCAACTCCGGTCGCGGCCTGTTCCTTTATGGCTTCCCGGGCAACGGCAAGACGAGCATCGCGGAGAGGATCACCCTCTGCTTCGGCACGAGCGTCTGGATCCCGCGGGTGCTCTGCATCGAGGGCCAGCTCGTCAAGCTCTTCGACCCGGCCAATCACGAGGAGATGCCCCGCCGGTCGGCCGGCGGCCTCCTCGACTCCTCCGACTACGACCGCCGCTGGGTCCACATCAAGCGGCCGACGATCGTGGCCGGGGGCGAGCTGCGGATGGAGGACCTCGAGATCCGCTTCGACCCGATCACGAAGCTGAGCGAGGCCCCGCTCCAGTTGAAGAGCAACCTCGGCAGCTTCCTGATCGACGACTTCGGCCGCCAGCGGATGCAGCCCGTCGAGCTCCTGAACCGGTGGATCGTCCCGCTGGAGAAGCGCTACGACTTCCTCAGCCTGGCCAACGGCAAGAAGGTCCGCGTCCCCTTCGATCAGCTCATCATCTTCTCGACCAACCTGGAGCCGCGTCAGCTCGTGGACGAGGCCTTCCTCCGCCGCATCCCGTACAAGATCCACGCGGTCGATCCGACCGAGGCGGAATTCCGTCAGATGATCCACATCTTCGCGCCTCGCCTCGGCTTCGAGGCGGTGGACGCGGACGCGGTCGATTACCTCATCAACGCTCACTACAGGCGTGCCAAGCGTCCGTTCCGCTGCTGCCAGCCGCGGGACCTGCTGCTCCAGGTCCGGAACTACTGCGTCTACAACGACCTCCCCCTCGTCATGAAGCCGGAGTACTTCGACTTCGCGGTCAAGAACTACTTCACCGTCATGTGA
- a CDS encoding BaiN/RdsA family NAD(P)/FAD-dependent oxidoreductase, which yields MDRVEFDAEVAVLGAGAAGLFAAIRAADLGANVVVLERNRRPGVKILMSGGTRCNLTNARGLRRLEVVSGPIDAAYNPALCRGTRAIQDAFGPGGPFLGPALRQLDVDRTVQLFEAEGVATKVEGNGKIFPATDRAVDVLDALVRRLGRSGASLRGHESVESLHPDEGGAGGFRIGMAGGSIRARRVVLAMGGRSYPGCGTRGDGYRIGAELGHGIVATRPALVPIRVVPEWVASLRGLSLQDVTASVQERGGKLLQQRREAVLFAHFGLSGPAILDVSRAVAHHEGTEPLDLSLDLFPDQSREQVDARLQAACRHGRATVASIVGADLPQRLAECLVEAAGIPRSRTGPELSRAERMRLVRAMKGHPLTIAGTLGFEKAEVTTGGIRLEEVEPRTMESRIVPGLYLAGEVLDLDGLIGGYNFQAAWSTGWLAGEAAARAVRGGGP from the coding sequence ATGGACCGGGTCGAGTTCGATGCGGAGGTTGCCGTCCTGGGCGCGGGGGCCGCCGGGTTATTCGCGGCGATCCGCGCCGCGGATCTCGGGGCGAACGTGGTCGTCCTGGAACGCAACCGCCGGCCGGGCGTGAAGATCCTGATGTCGGGCGGGACGCGCTGCAACCTCACCAACGCACGGGGGCTGCGTCGGCTGGAGGTCGTCTCGGGGCCGATCGACGCGGCCTACAACCCGGCGCTCTGCCGGGGCACTCGGGCGATCCAGGACGCGTTCGGGCCCGGGGGGCCGTTCCTCGGGCCGGCCCTGAGGCAGCTCGACGTGGACCGGACCGTGCAGCTGTTCGAGGCCGAAGGGGTCGCGACCAAGGTCGAGGGGAATGGGAAGATCTTCCCCGCCACCGACCGCGCCGTGGACGTGCTCGACGCGCTCGTGCGACGCCTCGGTCGCAGCGGCGCCTCGCTCCGTGGACATGAGTCGGTGGAGTCGCTCCACCCAGACGAAGGCGGGGCCGGCGGGTTCCGCATCGGGATGGCTGGCGGCTCGATTCGCGCCCGCCGCGTGGTCCTGGCGATGGGCGGCAGGTCCTATCCGGGCTGCGGGACGAGAGGCGACGGCTATCGGATCGGGGCGGAGCTGGGGCATGGCATCGTCGCCACGCGGCCGGCGCTCGTGCCGATCCGGGTCGTGCCGGAGTGGGTCGCGTCGCTGCGCGGGCTCAGCCTCCAGGACGTCACGGCGTCCGTCCAGGAGCGAGGCGGGAAGCTCCTCCAGCAGCGGCGCGAGGCGGTGCTGTTCGCCCACTTCGGCCTCAGCGGCCCCGCGATCCTGGACGTCAGCAGGGCCGTCGCGCACCACGAGGGGACGGAGCCCCTCGACCTGAGCCTGGACCTCTTCCCCGACCAGTCGAGGGAGCAGGTCGACGCCAGACTCCAGGCCGCCTGCCGGCACGGGCGGGCGACCGTGGCCTCCATCGTCGGGGCGGACCTGCCCCAGCGGCTGGCCGAATGCCTCGTCGAGGCGGCCGGCATCCCGAGGTCCCGGACCGGCCCGGAGCTTTCTCGCGCCGAGCGGATGCGGCTGGTCCGGGCGATGAAGGGGCATCCCCTGACGATCGCCGGGACGCTCGGCTTCGAGAAGGCGGAGGTGACCACCGGCGGCATCCGGCTGGAGGAGGTCGAGCCGCGGACCATGGAGAGCCGCATCGTCCCCGGCCTCTACCTCGCCGGCGAGGTCCTGGACCTGGACGGCCTGATCGGTGGCTACAACTTCCAGGCCGCCTGGAGCACGGGCTGGCTCGCGGGGGAAGCCGCCGCACGCGCCGTCCGAGGTGGCGGCCCGTAG
- a CDS encoding reverse transcriptase family protein, whose translation MERPPLSSSSFHRLRRYCLILARAFLAGPWERQGLVERGRATVQRKAKWLDSAAKRAMEAFPTCAALREARLADHLAGDPDVLKAATSGRVPLRPQALVDLRPEMRPPPGPSAAWSVPAIATPAELAAFCDVSPVQLEGLADCQGRERRTPREPLRNYRYRAFPKASGGFRIIEAPKPRLRRMQRLLLDEILAKIPAHEAAHGFRPGRSVMSFVERHVGRHVVLKMDLADFFPSITAARVLAIFMTAGYPEDVAKLLAGLCTNAVPMHLERLLGGTPVGDWRSRKLLAGPHLPQGAPTSPALANLAAYRLDLRLDALARSAGAHYTRYADDMVFSGDESFARSAGRFALSVSAIALEEGLAVRNRKTRVMRRGVRQRAAGIVLNERPKIPRDDYDKLKATLHNCLRHGPAGQNRDGHMDFRAHLLGRIAYVARIHPGRGERLMRSFDRITW comes from the coding sequence TTGGAGCGTCCGCCGCTGTCGTCTTCCTCCTTCCATCGATTGCGCCGGTACTGCCTGATCCTGGCCCGAGCCTTCCTCGCCGGGCCCTGGGAGCGCCAGGGGCTCGTCGAACGCGGCCGGGCGACGGTCCAGCGGAAGGCGAAGTGGCTGGACTCCGCGGCGAAGCGGGCGATGGAAGCCTTCCCGACCTGCGCGGCCCTCCGCGAGGCGAGGCTCGCCGATCACCTCGCCGGGGATCCCGACGTCCTGAAGGCGGCCACCAGCGGTCGAGTTCCCCTGCGTCCCCAGGCCCTCGTCGATCTTCGGCCCGAGATGAGGCCCCCACCCGGCCCATCGGCCGCGTGGAGCGTCCCGGCGATCGCGACGCCGGCGGAGCTGGCCGCGTTCTGCGACGTGTCGCCCGTCCAGCTCGAGGGCCTCGCCGATTGCCAGGGCCGCGAGCGGAGGACGCCGCGTGAACCGCTGAGGAACTATCGCTACCGGGCCTTCCCGAAGGCCTCCGGCGGTTTTCGGATCATCGAGGCGCCCAAGCCACGCTTGAGGCGCATGCAGCGTCTTTTGCTCGACGAGATCCTCGCGAAGATCCCCGCACACGAGGCCGCGCACGGCTTCCGGCCGGGCCGCTCGGTCATGAGTTTCGTCGAGAGGCACGTCGGCCGCCACGTCGTCCTGAAGATGGACCTGGCCGACTTCTTCCCCTCGATCACCGCCGCCCGGGTGCTCGCCATCTTCATGACCGCGGGCTATCCGGAGGACGTGGCGAAACTCCTCGCCGGGCTATGCACCAACGCCGTGCCGATGCACCTGGAGCGGCTTCTCGGGGGGACGCCCGTCGGCGACTGGCGCTCGCGGAAGCTCCTGGCCGGTCCCCATCTGCCGCAGGGTGCCCCGACGTCGCCCGCCCTGGCCAACCTGGCGGCCTATCGCCTGGACCTGCGGCTCGATGCGCTGGCCCGCTCGGCGGGAGCCCACTACACGCGGTACGCCGACGACATGGTCTTCTCCGGCGACGAATCGTTCGCCCGCTCGGCGGGCCGATTCGCGCTTTCCGTCTCGGCGATCGCCCTGGAAGAGGGCCTCGCCGTCCGGAACCGCAAGACCCGCGTCATGCGTCGGGGCGTCCGGCAGCGAGCCGCGGGGATCGTCCTGAACGAGCGGCCCAAGATCCCTCGCGACGATTATGACAAGCTCAAGGCGACCCTCCACAATTGCCTCCGTCACGGCCCCGCGGGGCAGAATCGCGACGGGCACATGGACTTCCGCGCCCATCTCCTGGGCCGGATCGCGTACGTTGCCCGCATCCATCCGGGCCGCGGGGAGAGGCTGATGCGCTCCTTCGATCGCATAACCTGGTGA
- a CDS encoding DUF1501 domain-containing protein — MNCQDHLYRGAGDPRSISRRWFLGQCGVGLGSMALAHLLGQDGYAAATPGTPSLGANPLAPRAPHFAPKAKRVIFLFMAGGPSHLELFDNKPHLAKFDGKLPPADLLKGYRAAFINPDARLLGPKFPFARHGQSGTELSTLLPHLAGVVDDIAVIKGMTTDAFNHAPGQIMMSTGSMIFGRPSFGAWTCYGLGSESNDLPGFVVFSTGKKGPSGGNSNWGSGFLPTVYQGVQFRNGGEPVLYLTNPKGIDEELQRDSLDVVRQLNESRLKQIGDPEIATRIHSYETAFRMQMTAPEVVDIGREPQHILDMYGAKPGKPSFAGTCLLARRLLERGVRFVEIFHEAWDQHGALVSDLKHNCEDTDQACAALVKDLKQRGMLEDTLVVWGGEFGRTPMVQGGADGRDHHPNAFTMWVAGGGIKPGITYGESDDLGFSVARDKVHVHDLHATLLHLLGFDHTRLTYRFQGRDFRLTDVHGNVVRPLLA, encoded by the coding sequence ATGAATTGCCAGGACCATCTGTATCGCGGCGCCGGGGACCCTCGATCGATCTCCCGTCGCTGGTTCCTCGGCCAGTGCGGCGTCGGCCTGGGCTCCATGGCCCTCGCCCACCTGCTCGGCCAGGACGGGTACGCCGCGGCCACGCCCGGGACGCCGTCCCTCGGTGCGAACCCGCTGGCCCCCCGGGCGCCCCACTTCGCCCCGAAGGCCAAGCGGGTCATCTTCCTGTTCATGGCCGGCGGCCCGAGCCACCTTGAGCTGTTCGACAACAAGCCCCATCTCGCCAAGTTCGACGGCAAGCTGCCCCCGGCGGACCTCCTGAAGGGCTACCGCGCCGCGTTCATCAACCCGGACGCCCGCCTGCTGGGCCCGAAATTCCCGTTCGCCCGCCACGGCCAGAGCGGGACCGAGCTGTCGACCCTGCTGCCGCACCTGGCCGGCGTGGTGGACGACATCGCCGTCATCAAGGGGATGACGACGGACGCCTTCAATCACGCCCCCGGCCAGATCATGATGAGCACCGGCTCGATGATCTTCGGCCGGCCCAGCTTCGGCGCCTGGACCTGCTACGGGCTGGGGAGCGAATCCAACGACCTGCCCGGCTTCGTCGTCTTCAGCACCGGCAAGAAGGGCCCCAGCGGCGGGAACTCGAACTGGGGGAGCGGCTTCCTCCCGACCGTCTACCAGGGCGTCCAGTTCCGGAACGGCGGCGAGCCGGTGCTCTACCTGACCAACCCCAAGGGCATCGACGAGGAGCTCCAGCGCGACTCCCTGGACGTCGTCCGGCAGCTCAACGAGTCCCGGCTCAAGCAGATCGGCGACCCCGAGATCGCCACGCGGATCCACTCGTACGAGACGGCCTTCCGGATGCAGATGACCGCCCCCGAGGTCGTGGACATCGGCCGCGAGCCCCAGCACATCCTCGACATGTACGGGGCGAAGCCCGGCAAGCCCTCGTTCGCCGGGACGTGCCTCCTCGCCCGCCGCCTCCTGGAGCGCGGTGTCCGCTTCGTCGAGATCTTCCACGAAGCCTGGGACCAGCACGGGGCGCTCGTGAGCGACCTGAAGCACAACTGCGAGGACACCGACCAGGCTTGCGCGGCGCTGGTCAAGGACCTCAAGCAGCGGGGGATGCTGGAAGATACCCTCGTCGTCTGGGGCGGCGAATTCGGCCGCACCCCGATGGTGCAGGGGGGGGCCGACGGCCGAGACCACCACCCGAACGCCTTCACGATGTGGGTCGCCGGCGGCGGCATCAAGCCCGGGATCACCTACGGCGAGAGCGACGACCTCGGCTTCTCCGTCGCGAGGGACAAGGTCCACGTCCACGACCTGCACGCGACCCTGCTCCACCTGCTCGGCTTCGACCACACCCGCCTGACCTACCGCTTCCAGGGGCGCGACTTCCGCCTCACGGACGTGCACGGCAACGTCGTCAGGCCGCTGCTCGCCTGA
- a CDS encoding PSD1 and planctomycete cytochrome C domain-containing protein, which produces MIAARTLPRPPGARTLARSGWVVACLAAALPGFVAETPCLAGAEPDAKPREPQAIRFNRDVRPILSDRCFQCHGPDASQRKGNLRLDGRQAATAPAASGEAAIVPGKPDESELIRRITTHEAEDVMPPAKVGKPITPSEARILRTWIEQGAQYEGHWAFIPPERPAVPPVRDRPWVSNPIDAFILARLEKEGLKPSPEADRTTLVRRLSLDLVGLPPSVPDVDAFVADRRDDAYARRVEDYLASPHFGERWARIWLDAARYADSDGYEKDKPRTVHFFRDWVIEAFNRDLPYDRFLIDQIAGDLLPNHTQDEVVATGFLRNSMINEEGGIDPEQFRMEAMFDRMDALGKGILGLTIQCAQCHSHKYDPLTQEEYYRLFAFLNSTNESNVAVYTPAEQMTRADIFRGIQEIEARLRHEHPDWPERMRAWEATVREEPVPWRVVRTEVDQNNGSGQKHYLLEDGSILAQGYAPTIHVARFTSLEPVNDIAAVRLELLNDPALPLGGPGRSTTGGLALTEFQLEAAPADHPDKVTQVKVVSATADVNPQERPLAPIFDDRSGRRRVTGPINFAIDDKEETAWCIDAGPGRRNVPRKAVFVLEKPISYPKGAILTFKLVQKHGGWNSDDNQNNNLGRFRLSVTDRPGAAADPMPLPVREILGIPESKRSPAQVEAVFRHWRTTVPEWKAANDRIEALWRRHPEGSSQLVMEDMPKPRTTHLLQRGDFLKPGKEVGAGTPAFLNPMPADRPANRLTLARWLVDRKAPTTARAIVNRIWQAYFGTGIVATSEDLGSQCEAPSHPELLDWLAVELMDSGWSLRHIHRLILDSSTYRQSSRVSPELLAKDPYNRLLARGPRFRVDAEVVRDITLEASGLLEPRIGGPSVFPTAPAFLFAPPASYGPKSWPEATGPDRYRRALYTFRYRSVPYPMLQNFDAPNGDFSCVRRSRSNTPLQALTLLNEPISLEAARALARKTLKEGGECDAERLDFAFRRCLARPPAADEARALLSLLKRQGERFARGEAKAGDLAFATPADAAGLPQGATAESLASWTVVARVLLNLDETITRE; this is translated from the coding sequence ATGATCGCCGCCCGAACCCTCCCCCGGCCGCCCGGGGCCCGGACCCTCGCCCGATCGGGCTGGGTCGTCGCCTGCCTCGCGGCGGCCCTGCCGGGATTCGTCGCCGAAACGCCCTGCCTGGCCGGCGCCGAGCCGGATGCGAAGCCTCGCGAGCCCCAGGCCATCCGCTTCAACCGGGACGTGCGGCCGATCCTCTCGGACCGCTGCTTCCAGTGCCATGGGCCCGACGCCTCCCAGCGGAAGGGCAACCTGCGGCTCGACGGCCGCCAGGCCGCTACGGCCCCAGCGGCCTCCGGCGAGGCGGCCATCGTCCCGGGCAAGCCGGACGAGAGCGAACTGATCCGGCGGATCACGACGCACGAGGCCGAGGACGTCATGCCGCCGGCGAAGGTCGGCAAGCCGATCACGCCCTCGGAGGCCCGGATCCTGCGCACCTGGATCGAGCAGGGGGCCCAGTACGAGGGCCACTGGGCCTTCATCCCGCCGGAGCGGCCCGCCGTGCCGCCCGTCCGGGATCGCCCCTGGGTCAGCAACCCGATCGACGCCTTCATCCTGGCGAGGCTGGAGAAGGAAGGGCTGAAGCCATCCCCGGAGGCCGACCGGACGACCCTCGTCCGGAGGCTCTCGCTGGACCTCGTCGGCCTGCCGCCGAGCGTCCCGGACGTTGATGCCTTCGTCGCCGACCGGAGGGACGACGCCTACGCGCGTCGAGTCGAGGACTACCTGGCGTCGCCCCACTTCGGCGAGCGCTGGGCGAGGATCTGGCTGGACGCCGCCCGGTACGCCGACTCGGACGGCTACGAGAAGGACAAGCCCCGCACGGTCCACTTCTTCCGCGACTGGGTCATCGAGGCCTTCAACCGCGACCTGCCCTACGACCGGTTCCTGATCGACCAGATCGCCGGCGACCTGCTGCCCAACCACACGCAGGATGAGGTCGTCGCCACGGGGTTCCTGCGGAACTCGATGATCAACGAGGAAGGGGGCATCGACCCCGAGCAGTTCCGGATGGAGGCGATGTTCGACCGGATGGACGCCCTGGGCAAGGGGATCCTCGGCCTCACGATCCAGTGCGCCCAGTGCCACAGCCACAAGTACGACCCGCTGACCCAGGAAGAGTACTACAGGCTCTTCGCCTTCCTGAACAGCACGAACGAGTCGAACGTCGCCGTCTACACGCCGGCCGAGCAGATGACGCGGGCGGACATCTTCCGGGGCATCCAGGAGATCGAGGCGCGACTGCGTCACGAGCATCCCGACTGGCCCGAGCGGATGCGGGCCTGGGAGGCGACCGTGAGGGAAGAGCCCGTCCCGTGGCGGGTCGTCCGCACGGAGGTCGACCAGAACAACGGCAGCGGGCAGAAGCACTACCTCCTGGAAGACGGCTCGATCCTCGCCCAGGGCTACGCGCCGACGATCCACGTCGCCCGGTTCACGTCGCTGGAGCCGGTCAACGACATCGCGGCCGTCCGGCTCGAGCTGCTGAACGACCCGGCCCTGCCGCTGGGCGGACCCGGCCGCTCGACGACGGGGGGACTGGCACTGACCGAGTTCCAGCTCGAGGCCGCCCCCGCCGACCACCCCGATAAGGTGACGCAGGTGAAGGTCGTCTCGGCGACGGCCGACGTCAACCCGCAGGAGCGGCCGCTCGCCCCGATTTTCGACGACCGCAGCGGCCGGCGTCGGGTCACCGGGCCGATCAATTTCGCCATCGACGACAAGGAGGAGACCGCCTGGTGCATCGACGCCGGGCCGGGCCGCCGCAACGTCCCCCGCAAGGCCGTGTTCGTCCTGGAGAAGCCGATCTCGTACCCGAAGGGCGCGATCCTGACCTTCAAGCTCGTGCAGAAGCACGGGGGCTGGAACAGCGACGACAACCAGAACAACAACCTGGGCCGCTTCCGCCTCTCCGTGACCGACCGGCCGGGGGCGGCCGCCGACCCGATGCCACTGCCCGTGCGGGAGATCCTGGGCATCCCCGAGTCGAAGCGGAGTCCGGCCCAGGTGGAGGCCGTCTTCCGGCACTGGCGGACGACCGTGCCCGAGTGGAAGGCCGCCAACGACCGGATCGAGGCCCTCTGGCGACGGCACCCGGAAGGGTCCTCGCAACTCGTCATGGAGGACATGCCGAAGCCCCGCACGACCCACCTGCTCCAGCGTGGGGACTTCCTCAAGCCCGGGAAGGAGGTCGGCGCGGGCACGCCCGCCTTCCTCAACCCGATGCCCGCCGACCGGCCGGCGAACCGCCTGACGCTGGCGCGATGGCTCGTCGACCGCAAGGCCCCCACCACCGCCCGGGCGATCGTGAACCGGATCTGGCAGGCGTACTTCGGGACCGGGATCGTCGCCACGAGCGAGGACCTGGGTTCCCAGTGCGAGGCCCCGTCGCATCCCGAGCTGCTGGACTGGCTGGCCGTCGAGCTGATGGACTCCGGATGGAGCCTTCGCCACATCCACCGCCTGATCCTGGATTCGTCCACGTACCGCCAGTCGTCGCGCGTTTCGCCCGAGCTGCTGGCGAAGGACCCGTACAACCGCCTCCTGGCACGCGGCCCGAGGTTCCGCGTGGACGCCGAGGTCGTCCGCGACATCACCCTTGAGGCCAGCGGGCTCCTCGAGCCCCGGATCGGCGGCCCGAGCGTCTTCCCCACGGCACCCGCCTTCCTGTTCGCACCCCCCGCGAGCTACGGCCCGAAGTCCTGGCCCGAGGCGACGGGTCCGGATCGCTACCGGCGGGCCCTGTACACGTTCCGCTATCGGAGCGTCCCCTACCCGATGCTCCAGAACTTCGACGCCCCGAACGGGGACTTCTCGTGCGTCCGGCGGAGCCGCTCGAACACGCCGCTCCAGGCCCTGACGCTCCTGAACGAGCCGATCTCCCTGGAGGCCGCCCGCGCGCTCGCCCGGAAGACCCTGAAGGAGGGCGGCGAATGCGACGCCGAGCGGCTGGACTTCGCCTTCCGCCGCTGCCTCGCGCGCCCGCCCGCCGCCGACGAGGCGAGGGCCCTCCTGTCCCTCCTGAAGAGACAGGGCGAACGCTTCGCCCGCGGCGAGGCGAAGGCCGGCGACCTCGCCTTCGCGACGCCCGCCGACGCCGCCGGCCTGCCGCAGGGCGCGACCGCGGAGTCGCTCGCGAGCTGGACCGTCGTCGCCCGCGTGCTCCTGAACCTCGACGAGACGATCACCAGGGAATAG
- a CDS encoding AMP-binding protein has translation MDAAPSPGYRPLRPLPAGWGSLGHAFVSSVKAHWNSTALCDGTGTRLTFGETLVRSCVLGRYLSRSLGPERYVGVMLPPMVPAAVVNIALVLQGRIPVNLNFTAGQSMIDSSIRQCGIRHVITSPKVLDKFQVRPAAEIHPLEQVPARISRGDKLAGAAAAHLVRRGLLPGLLPGLRGRDLGAPATVIFTSGSTGDPKGVLLTHRNVLSNVLQVEEQVKLAPDEVLLGMLPFFHSFGFTVTIWTALCLGKKVVYHSNPLDSKTIGSLCEQHKVTLLAGTPSFTRLFQKSCRAEQFRTLTHLILGAEKLKPELYRDLEGWLGIEPMEGYGTTELSPVVAVNVPEEVTLADGRKVHGNRPGTVGLPVPGTRIKTIDPDTGEDLPQGAEGVIAVKGPQVMDGYLGRPEETARVIRDGWYVTGDIGFVDPDGFLKITDRQSRFAKIAGEMVPHLLVEGAIIEAAGVDETYVAVTSVPDPKHGERLCVIHKDLGKTPDEIHKALTGSHMPRLWIPSVRDFIPVDELPLTGTGKVDIRRIKELAMEACQV, from the coding sequence ATGGACGCCGCCCCGTCGCCCGGATATCGACCGCTCCGCCCCCTACCCGCGGGGTGGGGCTCGCTCGGGCATGCCTTCGTCTCCTCGGTGAAGGCGCACTGGAATTCGACGGCCCTCTGCGACGGGACCGGCACCAGGTTGACCTTCGGCGAGACCCTCGTCCGTTCCTGCGTGCTGGGCCGATACCTCTCCCGGTCGCTCGGTCCGGAGCGATACGTCGGCGTGATGCTGCCGCCGATGGTGCCGGCGGCGGTGGTCAACATCGCGCTGGTGCTCCAGGGACGAATCCCGGTCAACCTCAACTTCACGGCCGGGCAGTCGATGATCGACTCCTCCATCCGGCAGTGTGGGATCCGCCACGTCATCACGTCCCCGAAGGTGCTCGACAAGTTCCAGGTCCGCCCGGCCGCGGAGATCCACCCCCTCGAGCAGGTCCCCGCGCGGATCTCGCGGGGCGACAAGCTCGCGGGTGCGGCGGCGGCGCACCTGGTGCGTCGCGGGCTCCTGCCCGGGCTGCTCCCGGGCCTGCGGGGCCGCGACCTCGGGGCCCCGGCGACGGTCATCTTCACGTCGGGATCCACGGGTGACCCCAAGGGCGTCCTGCTCACGCACCGCAACGTCCTGAGCAACGTCCTCCAGGTCGAGGAGCAGGTGAAGCTGGCCCCCGACGAGGTGCTCCTGGGGATGCTCCCCTTCTTCCATTCCTTCGGGTTCACGGTGACGATCTGGACCGCGCTGTGCCTCGGGAAGAAGGTCGTCTATCACAGCAACCCCCTGGACTCCAAGACGATCGGCTCGCTCTGCGAGCAGCACAAGGTGACGCTCCTGGCCGGCACGCCGTCGTTCACGCGGCTCTTCCAGAAGAGCTGCCGCGCCGAGCAGTTCCGGACCCTCACCCACCTGATCCTGGGCGCGGAGAAGCTGAAGCCGGAGCTCTACCGGGACCTGGAGGGCTGGCTGGGCATCGAGCCTATGGAGGGCTACGGCACGACCGAGCTGTCGCCGGTCGTCGCGGTGAACGTGCCCGAGGAAGTGACCCTGGCGGACGGGCGGAAGGTCCACGGGAACCGCCCCGGGACGGTGGGGCTACCCGTCCCCGGCACCCGGATCAAGACGATCGACCCGGACACGGGGGAGGATCTCCCCCAGGGCGCGGAGGGGGTGATCGCCGTCAAGGGGCCGCAGGTGATGGACGGCTACCTCGGTCGCCCCGAGGAGACGGCGCGGGTCATCCGGGACGGCTGGTACGTGACCGGGGACATCGGATTCGTGGACCCGGACGGGTTCCTGAAGATCACCGACCGGCAGAGCCGGTTCGCCAAGATCGCCGGCGAGATGGTGCCGCACCTGCTGGTCGAGGGGGCGATCATCGAGGCGGCCGGCGTGGACGAGACCTACGTCGCCGTGACCTCGGTGCCCGACCCCAAGCACGGCGAACGGCTCTGCGTCATCCACAAGGACCTCGGGAAGACTCCCGACGAGATCCACAAGGCGCTCACCGGCAGCCACATGCCAAGGCTCTGGATCCCCTCGGTCCGCGACTTCATCCCGGTCGATGAGCTGCCGCTCACGGGCACGGGGAAGGTGGACATCCGGCGGATCAAGGAGCTGGCGATGGAGGCGTGCCAGGTCTGA